AATGGCTGCAGTATTGATGAGCTGACACTTTCGGCATAAATTTCCTGTAATAAATTGTCATATTTAAGTAATTCTTGAATACTTAATACCAAGAATCAAATAATTAACTCAAGTAGAATATGTATCTACCTTCTGCAAATGTGTATGTCCCTCAGAATACCAGAAAGAGCCTCCTCGTAATGCGGTATTTGCGTCAAAGCGCTATCTTCTTGACTAACTTTTTTTATGagctaaaattataaaattaaaaataattatagggTAACTACGAAAACATCTTTGTTTTATGACTTTCACAATACAACTTACCGACATCCACTCGTTCCTTACATCTATAATGTTAAGAAAGACATCTCCATCTAGACTGACGCCAGTAAATTGTCCCAGTGCTATAGTCCTCCCTAAAATAAGACGCACAtttattaactaaattaaataggAGCTCCGTCAAGTGGGTTTTTGTATGAGTTATTAGTATAAGTAGTTATTAATGTTAATCACCTTGCGGGTACAGAACCGTACAAAATTAAAAGCCCTGTGGAACAGGATTTTTGTCAAACACACCTGTCAAATTATTATTCATAAGTTGCGAATGCTGTGAAGCCAAAGCTACCAGGCTTTGGAGTGCTCCTCTGATGAGACTGATATTCCAACCACTGTCGTATTTTACCTGTAAATAAGACACAAAACCGAGTCTAGAAGACGAAAAGGTTACATTTCCACATATCGGATTAATAAATAGTTGTAATTTCGACTCTTATTATTATGATTCCcgcaaaattatgttttttccaCCGCTCTGAGCTGGAAcatattttacattaattaattaaattttttagaTTGCGAAATAAGTTTAATTAGGTGGGATTATATTAAGTTATAGTTTTATAAACCactcaagtgcgagtcggactcacgcacccaGACTGACTAGATCTAAGCCTAGTCACTCAGATTTTTAGAGTGCCTAGGTATTACCTGTTTAAGTATAGACACTAACAGACGAATTATACAGTTTTAGTTTTTTCCCCACGACGCTTGATCGCTTCACGCTTGACCGGTTTTCTGATCAAAAAACAGTCCTATCTGCTGACTGCAGAGTCAGAGAATGTGCCAGAGAGTGTGTCATACATAACTGGTTGACCTTTACGTGAAATTGAATAGATAAATCaatgtatttacattttatCTTATCTAGTATGAATCTCTCCCTAAAGATCAATGTATGCAACCAACCAAAACTTGATTGCGAGACTGAACTATACCTTCCgcctatactatactataccttgcctaaaagttcattgccacgactagtaccacaaaaactataaaggtataatttcaataattgaATATGCACTAtacgttaagcgattcgaacacaggGAGTAActtaaagacgtcgcataaaaatgtatctcaaaaatgcgtcaaaagtaatgaacttttaggcagatttatatggagCGTGGTATACCTTCTTGTATTAATATCACAATGTCCAAATTCATACTACAGTACTAGCTttatcccgcggcttcgcagccgtggaagaataaaaaattggcTACTTTCGATCCGgcgggaatttcgaaaaatcccttgaCGCACCTCtatgatcctcaaggaatacagctgccaaatttcaagtctctagctacAATGTTTTAGGATGGGCATTTGGCTGTTAGTCTATCAGGTGttcttttataaataggtaaaataactgttaagtaggtatagattgactacttaaatatatttcaGTTGTTACGAACTTCTTTTATACCATAAGTATTGCAAAGATGATCTATTAGGCTTTTCACTTGATCCCTGGTGGCGTTAGTAGAGTCATATTTCTTTCTGGCTATGGCACTATTGTCGTAGATCCACTCACTGAAATAacaaagaaatttaatttaatattatactccgtttaatttaagatttgaatttgaaacgtttctcggtatttcaatcacaaattgactaaaaatacttacatgtacatttattagcggtatttattatatttttactatgaagttaacacaattttaaatagtttcacattttattgtttaaaaatgtgtgcaaattttaccgttaagtttcaaatgttaaaataaatggagtatagtatGTACCAACAATTTCAACTTGCTATTTTATACACCTACCTCATGGACAGTGCATCTGCCAATTgccatacaatttttttattgaacaatggctgtaatttttttacatgtttgGTGCCAGACCAAACTACTATTGGAAAgtattaaatttaatgtcaaaGCAAATACATTAACTTTCAGGGCATGGCTCTCTTGTGCCCCTGTTGCAAGAGCAACAGCTATTAATAGTAACACAAAAGTACAAAGATTTCTGCGGCTACTGGTAAAACAGAAGTATTAATTTAACAAAGCTAAATACAAATAGCATTGTTataaatacaaattcaaattgCTTACATAACATTTTCAATAGCTTTCTTCTCCTCCACCTTCCTCTTCATCTTAGAAACTTTTTCAAATTCCTCTTGGTATTTATTATATGCTTTTGTGAAGTCAActttactgaaataaaactGCAATTAAAATCTTCATACCCAGCAAAAACATGCTTTAAAATCATGTCTCGATTGATagtatttatttgcaaaaagtAGTTAAATCTCATAAACATCTACTTTATCACAAAATTACTACCTGAAACTATTTGAACTCTTCTGCGGGCTTGTTGGTATTTTATCTATGTATTTAGTAGATATATCGCAGGCGTTTAACACCTTCACAACTGTTTCCCTTACATTGCTGCTATTCAATTGGATtttaactagtttgaagtcgccTGAAAAAGTTCATCTTCAttaacctaattaaaaaaatatagccagatttcaaaattttacatttagaTTTAGGGCAAAAATAATactgatattaaaataatagtcTCATTAGGTCCAAGGGGATACAGACAAGACTTGTGCTGCGTCAGTGCTCATGAACTTTCATATTACTATGTACAGTTGACTACAAAAAGATAGATACTTCAATTCTCTACTTCAATCAACCAAGtcctgttttatttatgttcaaaattCTTCTCAATGTTATAATGAGCATTGCTTACCGTCTGCCATGTCTTGTTGCCGTAGGTAAAATGGTAATGGTGGTATGGACATTCTCCGACTAGACTGTTGTGCCTCAATCAGAGCACTTAACTGTTGTAGTGAATTTTCGTTGACTTTCTAGAACAAATAAGTTAATAATGTACTTTAGTTTACAAAACTGcttaataaattaacattaaatacAACAATTTCATGAACTTAATTTACAGTAATTCACTTGTTCTTGACTTCACTTACTCTCTGTTCTGGATATTTTCCAAACAAATCAGGATGCACACTAAAGTAAAACGGTCGTAATGCTGTGGATACTTCTGCCGAACTTAAAAATCTGCATAGATTTCCACCAGCACACTGGCAGCAGTTTGAactgaaaaagtaaaaaaaccagTTGCAAAAATGACAATATTGTTAATGAGAGTACACTATTACAAACAATCAAATTACAAAGAAGACAAGACTTCTTGAAATACAACTTTTGTTCGAACATACTTATATGTGTTTTAGTTATTTGCattaaataagtaaagtaaTGGAATACCTTATTTTAATTCTGGAATACATGATAGAATACAATATAGATCTGGAATACAATATAGATGAAAACAAATGGTACAAAACGTAATTTACGCacttaaaaactactttttgtGTTGTTATGTCAtatcattttagttttttcgtACTTCACTAGTGCCGTGCCATACATGCACTGCACTGAACTGAATATTAATACATACTATACTCTACTCTTTGactgacactgacactgacaGTCAGTTGACAAGTCAGATTTACCAAAAAAAAgagtaattataatataattaaatgtagaaaaataaaatgtatcttTAAAAATCAAGGTATGTCATGTTTAATTTGAATGCTCCCGAAGTAGTAGATTatttgtcgtggcctggaagtaggcaattgctggctgagtatgaaaattaaacggacgagcttgcgagtccgtttaactaaagtacaattcaatagaatctgtcaattttcaacatatttaagacaccctatcgtgggcacacttgattatatatgtcctgttgttgcaatttgatctaaaaggaatcaaaaaagataatagtcacatcacaaagccttaggcagcccggtttttatattagtaggctgttagtgtctacaggattgtcagattctattgaattggagtttatacgaagccagcaattgctattccagccgagactagtataaagcttttctcaaaaatggtgaataattctgaaatacttagaataaactttttctcaaaatatattgtaaaatttaattttattccaatatttttcttatgctttcccgccttttttcattaaaaataaactgcaggtgtatttttccaccgaaaacaccacaagctatttcagacccaatagaaaaagtccggagttccaactagaggtgggtaaatccggatctgaagattcaaaagagtcagatcctcaagcggatccgaatcccttaatgactcctttcaaatcttattgactccggagttactaactccgactggatcgagcggctcgcctcgctcgtgatcgccatcacgctcactcacactgactcgctccgtccgcctgctttcgctcgctcggctcggatcggatcggcagggctactacgaaactcgaagttcgtatcgtaccgtccctctcgctctcgtattaaatagtataagtgtcacagggaccgcacgacacgaacttagattttggagtttcatagtagccctgcggatcggatcttggacttggatcttattatctatgtttggttggtcggttcggttcggttcgtagtagccctgcggatcggatcttggacttggatcttattatctgtttggttggtcggttcggttcttgtacttcagttcagtcagcggatggggcaccgcagtaccgtaccgacaccgaccgaccgaaccgagccggagcggatcggccatagataaattaataatcgctcgaaagaaccggagtcaataaaggagtcggattcaataagcggattcggtaccgacaccggagctggatctagtgagtcagatcacttcgcggagttgagattacccatgtctagttccaacaaaatatctgataccggccattagacttggctgtatacgacttgtgccaacattccCATGGCCTtttaacgttaaaaaaaaagtgactgattgctggcgcgctaattcattattgtcgagctagcgcgcctgcaatctttttaacccGTCGAGCGATTTAGGCACACACGTGTGTGCCTAAGGAAACCTGTCCGAAAATGCGCTAGGTGCACTCAGTGAGTGTGTCTATCGCAGTTCCGGACAAATTTCGCTAGGCGCTTTTTGCACCCCCAAATCGCTCGACGggttaactttttaatttttcgctgaccagaaactatgcacttcactttctgatatgtaaagaataatgtgaacttttacggacatttttgagaaaataatataacattcattaAAATGTTGATGTTGATGTTATAATATGTTTCTTGAGGAGTGTAGGGAagcattaagagataattttcCAAATCTCCCTCGGGAAAgagaaaaaacgggatttttcgttttactggatGCAGAAAGCTGAAAATCGGCATGTAGATTGCTCGGGGAGTGTAGAGGAGTATTGAGAGAGGACTATCTAAAATTTCTAAGTAGGCTCCTTGGAGAGTGTAAGGGAGCATTAAGAGAGCATTTCCCGAAAATAATTACGGGTACGggaaaaatttagatttttctttttctctttcttatttattaaaaaaaatcttttttattcaaaagtgtGTACTCCCGAGGTGGTcctattgtcaccaaatcaggatctgatgatgagaTCACAGATAAGTCGatggcaaccctcaaattttgtaggcacgcattacgtttttcatatattttctcaagctatttaagtatttgcgtctgatagacatcatctcatgttgatgagctgatgattGAAGGTAAAACTtcttaacggttaggagttgagcatatttttttaaatattatagagGTACGTATAGAATATAGGACGATAGTTCTATTCTTTCAGGTTAtccaggtgagctgatgatggaagattaaactccttaacggttagcagttagaggaagtttctttTAATATCATAATATGCACGTatagacctttagttgtattctttctggttattcaggtgatctgatgctgaaaggtataactccttaacggttaggacacattaagtacctacgccaaaccaatcaactcattacgtaacaaaatttatccagACCTATAAAAGAGTATACCTTGCTACGAAATACCGTGActgctgactgactgacagacaacgcgtaGCTTAAACTACAGATTTTAAAAACCGCACATGTAAGTGAGTGGATAAAGGATCATAgaagtgcactaagtaaggattttttgtctttttaaactttgtctgtttctttgtttattgggggtaatctctgaaataAGTgagctgataaaaaaaaaccattagtttcgagtttcgtagtagccctgcaggtccgCATTTAAAGCCGGCTCACGCGTGACTTCAAATAGATACGCGTCAACCGATAGGCCAATGTTGCCAGCAATATGATAAGCTATAAGCCACAGATTAGACAGAGAGTGTAGTTGTGACTATTTTTGGTAGATTTCGCTTCTACTGAAATGTGACGCGGTGGGCAAAGCTATATGAAAAGGCAAAGTTGTAAGTTTTTACGGTAGGTCTGATGTGACGACAGGCTTTCTGTCTGAAAACACGAATCTCAAGATACACTTTTCTCATCAAAGGCCGTGTTGGGAACAATAGGCTGGTTCcaatccggctcgaaggaccaaaccaagtaggtacctaccaaaacacatttatttacaatgtCACGAgcttaaataatgaaaattgttacaaacatatttataaggtactttattttaatgtacCTCTAGTATCTAAAGTGAGCGCACATTTTGTTTCCATTACcattttaattacctattagCCGAGACTTATTTACGATGGCTCCCACTTACATAATAAAAGCTCCGGCACAAAGTGAACTTGTTCCAGAACGCTCAAGATAACGCAGTACCATCCGAGtaagtttataaattataaacgattataaattataaataaacagttGTAAGGTCATAAGTTAAAGCTTATCAGCGGCGACTGACATGTGTACATTATATTACACTGTAGGTTGGTGCGTATCGAGTCCTATGTATATACTCGCTAGAGCTATTAACTTTACCATGAATAATCAGTAACTACCACGGAAACTAGAGGCAGGAAGATATTTACTTGATACATTGGAggttaatgtttaaaattaataacagtGGGGCAACGAATTGGtttagatttttatttgaaGGTCTGCCGCATTGGCGTGTAGCATGGTTATAAAGCGTCTATCCCACTCACGCAGATATTTTGTGGGAAAGGGATATTTTATCATGTCTATAGTATCTCTCAATAATAGCTAAAAGATAATAGTAGGTTATTGTCGTGGCAtagaagtaggcaattgctggctaaGTATTGAGTAggaattaaacggacgagcttgcgaggcCGTTTGACAGAATaatattccagccgagactaggTACGCAAAATAAAGTGTTtctctttttaaaaagtttgcgactcgacaataatggaaATTGTATGTGACATTTCTCGCTAACCATTAACTATGCACTTCGCCTTCTGATTATATAAAGAATAATACCATACGGATATTTTTGAGGAaggtactataataataattattattattgtatttagcctataactgtgtcccactgctgggcaaaggcctctcctcttgacttccacatctccctatccagagctatatttggccactcactcaattccgcgtccaggtcatctcgccatctccgcccggcctgccttgccgtcggtgcccgtcatgtggtacccaccatgtggctttgtgcgcccatttttgtgggtgcatccggcagacatgcccggcccagtcccacttaagGTACTATAATATCCAATCCTAATTTCTTCAGTCTACCAAGTGATCATGATGCTGCAAATGCGTTGAAATGCCGGGAGCTCAAAAGGTAATCACGCGGTCTAGGTATCACCATAGCAAATATGTGTAAAAATAGTTTAGTATCTACTTACTAAACTTGTACCCTACTCCCCTACTCCCGCTGAAATAGAAAAATCATTCCATGAAACAAAAGCGTTTTAAAAAGTTTGCTATTAGGTACGAGTCGGTACCTATCTCGTTTGTCGCATGGTGTAGCTCCATCTTACGTTCAAGGGATGCGTGTAAAAATggttgtaccttgttttgcctaacaactttttgcctattttcagtttgccttatgttagataaactaatattacttaacctaatgtttcattttacctaattttcattttagtgagTCATTTTATATACAActtactttacataattttgttttgcttaatttgaaattacctaattttcatttcGTATAaactcatttgatataatgtttgactgacataattatattttgtctaacCTACAAATCACATAATTCcgttttgtataaacttatttcgtataacgtttgattgatatatttttgtctAACATACATGTAGCATGTAgcattctaatttgacattttaaatttatttattttttattctcgctgactatttattatacttaataagatttatatttttataattttgacgatccttttgaatttcttgtaattaactgacatgtgcttataatgtattttttcaaaaggtaataaataaatctaatctaatctaatcataatttcattttgtataaaatttttcgtataatgtttgactgacataattatattttgtctaacataaatgtcgcataattttatttattctaatcacGGTTAATCCGAATACATAATGATAACgttagttaattctaaaaagTTTAGTGTTATAAAAAAAGTCAGTTCTGGTActgtagggtcgcagttctacttaacgctcctcctcgcttcgctcgtcgtagtACCTATTCCCTGTATGTTTAGTGTTGTTATTTTCTTGAACCAAATAACAAATTAGTAGAATATtatggattaatttatttcaattttaacctacttaattgaccttattttataataaacatttaggtaccAAAATTAGGCATAACGTTagtaagcaaaacaaatattatgataatttaatattagacaatccaatgttagttaaaacgttattcggctatatgatgattagttaaaataagaat
This sequence is a window from Choristoneura fumiferana chromosome 10, NRCan_CFum_1, whole genome shotgun sequence. Protein-coding genes within it:
- the LOC141432096 gene encoding T-cell activation inhibitor, mitochondrial; amino-acid sequence: MYSRIKISSNCCQCAGGNLCRFLSSAEVSTALRPFYFSVHPDLFGKYPEQRKVNENSLQQLSALIEAQQSSRRMSIPPLPFYLRQQDMADGDFKLVKIQLNSSNVRETVVKVLNACDISTKYIDKIPTSPQKSSNSFSKVDFTKAYNKYQEEFEKVSKMKRKVEEKKAIENVIEWIYDNSAIARKKYDSTNATRDQVKSLIDHLCNTYGIKEVKYDSGWNISLIRGALQSLVALASQHSQLMNNNLTGRTIALGQFTGVSLDGDVFLNIIDVRNEWMSLIKKVSQEDSALTQIPHYEEALSGILRDIHICRRKFMPKVSAHQYCSHLRQLITSIGDFYGRGKKIPSSVPESLRKYEIVVEPEAGPLMVSPTGQFITPSSCPADELIYFISNHLDEATKLLTEYSINKHVEKALYKEVKERFGLLELHKDDSITPALMILCCQRLLTRIDKINTNLQGNILNVTHYYSVLTEGVLCIPWNFK